One Littorina saxatilis isolate snail1 linkage group LG1, US_GU_Lsax_2.0, whole genome shotgun sequence genomic window carries:
- the LOC138962395 gene encoding uncharacterized protein — translation MMADNGPVKSESGEEDQDDITNPTATTAARDSSGAEESIETQSSSLPANRDDGTTNIVTRTSVMQASSHSQVTTDSHLNGCLSSPAIRSTHVPDCLNKRYERNSSSLQAVVTQGNPTAAASVFHSKNEAGASCSHDRSGMHLNGLVSVFSHNPSLVTSQTNFLSGSSRVVNGGGGFSHDLSTDDNFDLAAPDIGSAMGQSHQCHKGTRPKKLRRRLRRDDRHHSAALSDSEEEGAKFQGGISVVRPNVVDCSHMGGRPRNAGQCNGEMSPPVPQRDQGGFNQPVALRRDDDLVDEGAVCDFDRNVLVDENLVYTEDSSIPSPEDGGNERSNFPNGHALHGSPLLHHHRNGGQRRYFPYRGCNSSDSEDGLYRRGAVGRRNESHAEEDNGDFIDADLPASSRQLLSSSADSASLSSVNGDLAEQAIAPYPNRPEHVSSQLENDLSGGSDKELNHNQDSPSGLQPLRDGAIVRTSYSSPSHDGGFDNFLLPRDLSSSEGVFWNSSESENEDELSEGAPADNKMCQEVPVTSSEGAGVAEALVAPSHNEHSRVGEPQFGAGGDLTMCFHFDRACCLQENQWPMPSCVPHAFLAGHSAARHCPHPHLPSDSPLEGEAGGACAPPPPVNNLSRLHPASRSGEAMANGLDDVAPSNFNDESNRQQKVFDKFPMVEEGRDGDCGSGAGPGKCDDNNVMYPCPVAPAPGIMYERAGDRVSLQDQATLGTLGPNVESFRRPDYKSPFGDAPWRANSESGVSEPVYDESYGYRLCPSADCCMAHNSLHQPTTKGGKDGKKKRIVCRPIENGMDSLPSVERIMIWSEYEAYLLQVKQIGMSACGQTAVLNLLKAFELVAEKEDVCNTIQVNMRKEKASVAEYLASRAVAGTTAEDLLSGVERLTKGEIRGRFFQLWPPRNVQLLTWLSQWMKRGAVPIATLNLQQGVKQHQQIPDAWHHQMVYGVGPRGVYLTNPLEIVSEETMMEQLCSDSVLMVRRQDVVSRFQPSASLAPLLRHLDPRWCTMNVLGQVVNVLREHNMPSVPGYRAQVTSHIRIPAVYRAGITLYVRHNTAQWKALRSAPEFPLLSSAADPSDNGQ, via the exons ATGATGGCTGATAATGGTCCAGTCAAGAGTGAAAGCGGCGAGGAAGATCAAGATGACATTACAAACCCAACAGCTACCACAGCAGCAAGAGACAGCAGTGGGGCCGAAGAAAGCATCGAGACTCAGAGCAGTAGCCTTCCCGCAAACAGAGATGACGGCACGACAAACATTGTCACAAGGACCAGTGTGATGCAAGCGTCATCCCATTCCCAAGTGACGACCGACAGCCACCTAAATGGCTGTTTGTCCTCGCCAGCAATCAGGAGCACCCATGTTCCAGACTGTCTGAACAAAAGGTACGAGAGGAACAGTTCATCACTACAGGCTGTTGTGACACAAGGTAACCCTACTGCTGCAGCCAGTGTTTTTCACTCAAAGAACGAGGCTGGGGCCAGTTGCAGCCATGACAGGTCTGGGATGCATCTGAATGGTTTGGTGTCTGTGTTCTCGCATAATCCCAGCCTAGTCACCTCACAAACAAATTTTCTGTCAGGTTCAAGCCGAGTAGTgaatggtggtggtgggttttctCATGATCTAAGCACTGATGATAACTTTGACCTTGCTGCGCCTGACATTGGGTCGGCCATGGGCCAGTCACATCAGTGTCACAAAGGCACCAGGCCTAAGAAACTGAGAAGACGCTTGCGCAGAGACGATCGACACCACAGCGCAGCGCTGTCTGATTCTGAGGAAGAGGGCGCCAAGTTTCAAGGCGGGATTTCCGTGGTGCGACCCAATGTGGTGGACTGTTCTCACATGGGTGGAAGGCCGAGAAATGCAGGTCAGTGCAATGGAGAGATGTCTCCCCCTGTCCCTCAGCGTGATCAGGGAGGGTTCAACCAGCCAGTGGCGCTCAGAAGGGACGATGACTTAGTCGATGAAGGAGCAGTCTGTGATTTTGACAGAAACGTTTTAGTTGATGAAAATCTTGTCTACACCGAAGACTCCAGTATTCCCTCACCAGAAGACGGTGGTAATGAAAGGTCAAACTTTCCCAATGGACACGCGTTGCATGGTTCTCCTCTCTTACATCACCATAGAAATGGGGGCCAGCGGCGTTACTTCCCCTATCGTGGCTGCAATTCTAGTGATTCGGAGGATGGCTTGTATAGGCGTGGTGCTGTGGGACGGCGAAACGAGAGCCATGCTGAGGAGGACAATGGAGACTTTATTGATGCAGACTTGCCTGCCTCATCTCGCCAGCTTCTCTCCAGTTCTGCTGACTCTGCTTCGTTATCTTCTGTAAATGGTGACCTGGCAGAACAGGCAATAGCGCCGTATCCTAACAGGCCGGAACATGTGTCTTCCCAGTTAGAAAATGATTTGTCGGGTGGATCAGACAAGGAGCTGAACCACAACCAAGACTCACCATCAGGTCTTCAGCCTCTAAGGGATGGTGCTATTGTCAGAACTTCCTATTCTAGTCCAAGTCATGATGGAGGCTTTGACAATTTTCTGCTGCCTCGGGACTTGTCCAGCTCTGAAGGCGTTTTCTGGAACAGCAGCGAGAGCGAAAACGAGGATGAGTTGAGTGAAGGAGCGCCAGCGGACAACAAGATGTGCCAAGAGGTTCCAGTCACGTCGTCAGAGGGTGCGGGTGTAGCCGAGGCGCTTGTGGCTCCTTCCCACAACGAGCACAGCAGAGTGGGAGAGCCCCAGTTTGGTGCAGGCGGGGACCTGACGATGTGTTTCCACTTTGATCGCGCCTGCTGCCTGCAGGAGAACCAGTGGCCCATGCCCAGCTGTGTGCCCCACGCTTTTCTGGCTGGTCACAGCGCTGCCCGCCACTGCCCCCACCCTCACCTTCCCTCAGACTCCCCGTTGGAAGGGGAAGCGGGTGGAGCCTGtgcccctccccctcctgtCAACAACCTGAGTCGCCTCCACCCCGCCTCCCGCTCCGGAGAGGCCATGGCCAATGGCCTGGATGACGTGGCCCCCTCCAACTTCAACGACGAGAGCAACCGCCAGCAGAAAGTGTTTGACAAGTTCCCCATGGTGGAGGAAGGAAGGGATGGGGACTGCGGGTCGGGTGCGGGCCCAGGAAAGTGCGACGACAACAACGTCATGTACCCTTGCCCTGTGGCCCCTGCCCCTGGTATCATGTATGAGAGGGCTGGCGACAGGGTGTCCCTCCAAGACCAGGCCACGTTAGGGACTCTGGGACCTAACGTGGAGTCCTTTAGACGACCCGACTACAAAAGTCCTTTTGGGGATGCTCCGTGGAGGGCCAACTCAGA GTCTGGTGTGTCAGAGCCTGTGTATGATGAGAGCTATGGATACCGTCTTTGTCCTTCTGCTGATTGCTGCATGGCACATAACTCTCTCCACCAACCAACCACCAAGGGAGGCAAGGATGGCAAAAAG AAACGGATAGTTTGCCGGCCCATTGAAAATGGCATGGATTCCTTGCCATCGGTGGAACGCATCATGATCTGGAGCGAGTATGAGGCCTACCTGCTGCAAGTCAAACAGATCGGGATGTCTGCTTGTGGACAGACTGCTGTGCTCAATCTCTTG AAAGCGTTTGAACTGGTGGCAGAGAAAGAGGACGTGTGCAACACCATACAGGTCAACATGAGGAAGGAGAAGGCATCTGTGGCAGAGTATCTGGCATCCAGGGCTGTCGCAG GCACAACGGCTGAGGACTTGCTGTCGGGTGTGGAACGCCTGACGAAAGGAGAGATCCGTGGTCGGTTCTTTCAGCTGTGGCCGCCTCGCAATGTTCAGCTCCTGACGTGGCTTTCACAATGGATGAAACGAG GCGCTGTGCCCATTGCGACATTGAACCTTCAGCAAGGCGTCAAACAGCATCAACAGATTCCAGACGCTTGGCACCACCAGATGGTGTACGGTGTGGGACCCAGAG GTGTGTACTTGACGAACCCTCTGGAGATTGTGTCGGAGGAGACGATGATGGAACAGCTGTGCAGCGACTCCGTGCTGATGGTGCGCCGACAGGACGTGGTCAGTCGCTTCCAGCCCAGCGCCAGTCTCGCCCCCCTCCTCCGCCACCTGGACCCCCGCTGGTGTACCATGAACGTCCTAG GCCAAGTGGTGAACGTACTACGAGAACACAACATGCCTAGCGTGCCAGGTTACCGTGCCCAGGTTACCTCTCACATCCGTATCCCTGCTGTGTACCGTGCTGGCATCACACTCTACGTCAGGCACAACACGGCGCAGTGGAAAGCGCTGCGCAGTGCCCCAGAATTTCCGCTGCTGTCCAGCGCTGCAGACCCCAGTGACAATGGCCAGTGA